Below is a genomic region from Equus caballus isolate H_3958 breed thoroughbred chromosome X, TB-T2T, whole genome shotgun sequence.
CCTCTGCCCATGAGCAATCCCCTACACACTTGGCTACATGACAGAAGGACTGCACCCAAATAGTGCAAATGAATAGCTTAGCATCACCTCAAAAGATTCCAAATGTAATATAAGGTTCTATTCTTGGTGCTATCCTgttcaacatttttattaatgacCTTTGAGGAAGATATCGAAAGTAGCCTAACTAGTTTATGAGTGGTGCAAGGCTGTTGTGAGCTAGACTGGATGATAAAACCAGAGCAATCAGTTTCCAAAAGATCTTGATCACCTGGTGTGATAAGCCAACTTCAACAAATTGTAATTTACCAGGGCTAAGGGTCATGTCCCATAACTGGGCACTGACATTGAACTTCAAAGGACTCTAGGTGAAAGTGGGTTAGCAGTAGCATTTGAGAAAATAGTTCAGAGGTTTTTGCTAATAGTAATCAAGAGAAATGTCATGTCAGTAACATGGCTGCCAGAAAATCCAAGGTGATATTAGGCTTCCttgtagaagtaaaatatatagacAGAGGAAAGTGAACAGGCCATTTACTCTGCAAGGCCAGGCCATAGCTAGATCCTGTCTTCAGTTCTGAGTACCTCATCTTAGGGAAAATTAATGAGCAGGAGCATGTCCGAAATAGAGCAGGATTGGTGAAGGGAATCGAAACCAAAGTCATCTCACACGAGGTGTGATAGAAAGAACTAAGATTGATTAGACTAAGAGGGGCCATGTTCACTGTCTTCATATTTCCATGTTACGAACATCAAAAACCTctacaggggctggctccgtggctgagtggttaagttggcacgctccactgcggcggcccagggttcagatcctgggcgcggacatggcaccgctcatcaggccacgttgaggtggcgtcccacatcccacaactggaaggacctgcaactaagatatacaactgtgtacagggggggtttggggagataaagcagaaaaaaaaaaaacagattggcaacagttgttagcccaggtaccaatctttaaaaaaaaaaaaaaacctctacaCATGTCTCTTAGCCAGTGAGACTGCCTAAGAGcctggaaagaagaagaaaatgctgTGAGACTACAGGCTGGCTGTTTGGCAAAGAAACTTTTAGGAAATGTAGCAGGTAGTGGTAATGTTTTTATTATCTCATTCCCAGAGACCATCCAACAAAAGGGGGATGATCAGAGAGTCAGCTCTGGACCCATGGATGTTCCTGGAGGGTTATGCAAGCAGGAGACCCCAGGTTTTCATAGTTCCTTAGCCCCTAATCCACTGGCACCTCCTCCTGCGTCTATGCTCAATTCTCTCTCCTCATTATCCTATACCCTGCAGGTGCCCTGCTTCCCCTGTGTGATGTCGTGGTTAAGTGCAAACCTGTGGTGTTAGATTACTTGGGatcaaattccagctccaccaaATAAccacctgtgtgactttgggtaagtgaATTTAATGccttttgtgcctcagtttcctcatctgctaaaTATTAATAATGGTACATATTACCTGGGTTGTTAGGATTAAAAGAGGTGGTATGAAAGGTGGTTAGgaaaatgcctggcatataataagtgctcagtaaTTAGCTATTACAATTACCAGGATACAACAGCCATATTGTATAATGGTAAAGGAGCCCAGGTTCTGGAGTCAGATCAcctgtgtctgtgtcctggcTCCACTAAATACTAGCCACATTGGGCAAATCGTTTAACAGCCTacagcctcaatttccttatctgtaaaatggcaattaTAATACCACCTACCTCCTGGAATTACTGTGAGAATTCTATCAGACAATCCGTTTTAAATGCTCAGTACCCTGCAGTCTTTCTCTGCTGGACTCTCTTGAAACGTAGCACATGCCTTCTGGCAGGTATGCAGGGAAGGGAAGAGCTCCtggttattttctctctcttggccTGATTATTGCTATTGCAGGAGTTGAACAATTCTTTTGTTACTTTTCAGAACTTAGAGCAGCCAACTTGCTCCCTCAACAAAAGGGGGCTGCTTTAATGCTGATCATTATTCCTTTTTTACAAAGTACTTAGTCTGTAATAATACGTTTATGAGCGCGACCGTGATTATTTGATTATTGTATTCCTCTAGAATACTGCCTGCCACAAAATAGGCATGCGATAAACATGTGTTGAATGGGCCAGCTGGCCATGTGACAGATGAACTAGAGTACTGACTCCCTCCAAGCCTTCGGTGAAGTAGCAGTTCGCTGTGAAAGATGTTCCCAGTGTCTTTGAGGTGGGACGGGAATGGAACATGGAGGTGGAAGGCCCCTCCCCTTGATCCTAGTCCTGGCTTCCCTCGGGGATAGGGACAGGGAGCCTGGAGGGTCTGGAAAGGACACTGCTTCCTTCACTTAACGCTGCTACGTAGCAGCGTCCTCAAAAGTGAAGAAGCCAGGAAAAGTTGCAAAGCTGCGGGGCTGGAGGAAGTCGAAGAGAGTGCATCAGCCTCAGCCTGACCCCTTCGTTAAGCTCCCGCCCCCGGCTCCGAATCGAGTCCTCTCAGCCGACAGAGGGCGCTGCGCACAGAGCCTTAGACTCTATGGTCGCTCCCACTGACTCCCATGAGGAAGCGCGACAAGGAACCGCCTATATACTTCCGTTTCCGGCCTGGCCTCTTTCTTTCCGTGCCGATAGCGCGCTTGCAAACATGGTAGGATGTTGGGTTGGGGGTCGGTAGCATCCAGCTTAATCTTTCTACTCCCGGCGACAGTGCCATCCCATGATGGGTCCAGGCCCCTGCGTGGACTCATTGTACCAAAAGAACTCAGTATTGCTGGGGTCGACCGCGAAGGGGCTCGGGCTACGGGTTCAGGAATTAAACTGATGGCATCAAAGAGGTGGACTTAGCTGCGGGGTGGAGTGAATACGCTCTTTGCACTTGGAGGTTCGGCGGAGGGCGCTCTGCCTCAAGTGCCTGGGCTTGGACCACCTTCTGGTCAGAGCGTTGTGTTAGCGAGGAATCTGAGAGTCGGGTCCTCGTGCGATGGCTTAGCGTCAGCTGGGCCAGATAGGGCGTTGTGCTCTTGGCGTCTAACATTGTCTGTTCTGAACGGTTCATTTACTAGGTGAACGTTCCTAAAACCCGCCGGACTTTCTGTAAGAAGTGTGGCAAGCACCAACCCCACAAAGTAACACAATACAAGAAGGGCAAGGATTCTCTGTATGCCCAGGGTAAGACGATCTGTGCATAATTTAGTTTTAATGTGGCATTTATGTAGTAGTATAGTATACGACCTTGGTTTTTTCCTCCTGCTTGGGCGTTAATATTTCTGCTGGAAAGCCCAAGATAAAATCCCTAAGAGGACTTGAACATGTGGCTATTGTTATTTATGTTCTTCAGTATGCCATAACAAATAACTTTGGCTCTCCCAGGAAAGCGGCGTTATGACAGGAAGCAGAGTGGCTATGGTGGGCAGACTAAGCCGATTTTCCGGAAAAAGGTTAGTAGTGATTACTGTTTGACATGCTTCCCACTTACTGTGGTAAAGACCTTGCATTTGTCTCTAGCCCACACTTCTACAATGTAGGTGATGTGTTTTCATagtgatgtggatcaaggctgccccagggagagaagcccaatgCGTGCTGGCCTACATGGTGACCTATATGAcctgattcatatctaaagttatacaaccacacaataaccagacctcacctgcactgataccatttaatgactttttacatcatctttcctttgtctagtaaaaataggtcacgtacccatgccttagaaaatttagccctgccctcaacacattgcagcccttcactgcccatgggtcctgtccccatgttattctctgaataaaagagcactactccTGGactttgagagtccaagaaatctttctttggacTCCTTGGCTCTCCGAGCCCGCATCATAGTTACAGCCACGTTATCTCAGTTACCTGCGGTGACACATCTAGTAGGCAGTGGAGCTGGAAGTGCTGCTCAGGTCTGACTCCAGTTTACAATACTGCATCTCCTcagtactttatattttttttgtgctttttgaagAGGCAAACATCGAGTTAAGGGATATACTCAATCTTGCTAAGGACCGAAGTTTGAGTACATGAGTAAATCCTTTCCTTGCTCTGTTCCCTATCTGTCGTGTCCTTGTGAATCCTCAGCTCTTGGTTGCAgaaagaattgttttcttattgcttctCGACTCAGAAGGCTACAGTCTGTCTGCTGCCTATCTCATGAAGTCTTAAAGCTCTTTAGAATAGCCATTTAGGCCTTCCACTGGCCTCCTGAATTCCATATTTGTCATTTGTCCTCAGGCTGAATTAGTTCCTGTTCTACCACAGGTAATTTGGTTACCACTtaattagcacagtgcctggaacatggcaTTCCATGACTTGAGTGTTCATTTAGGTGCAATAAATAGTTTGATCTCAGGGTAGAAAAAGGAATGCTTAATTGccttttcacctttttggttactTGTTTAGAAGATGGGGAGGTTCTAGCCATGTTTGGCCTTTTGAGAACTGCAAACTAGCAGTAGTAGAATTCTGACTCCAGGAGCAGGCTTAAAGAGTTCAGTATTAGTGGGGAGTGTACCTTGAGTTAAATAATATAGTTGAATGTACATAAGTTCTAGACATAGTTGTAGGTAGTCTTTGGAGAATTAATATATCATAAGTATCAATTATTAACCTTATCTAATGAGTTGTGAAAGTTGTGTTTCATAGTTGCATGGACTTGGTTGACCCACTTTTGATTGTTGGAATATTTAAATAGACGTGCTGAATGGCCACACTTCAAGGTGGTATGGTGGGTGCCTATTTGATAAGGAGCCCTCTAGGATGTTTGATGTGAATGGAGAACTTGATGgcagttaaataacttgccaccCTTGCTATAACATTTTCTGTTAAATCCACTGGTTTTCacatttctattttctccctATGCTCGAGACCGATTGTCACAACTCTTATCATTTGAAAGCTTTGCTTTAGTAAACCAGTCGTTTTTGAGGGAAGATTTTCTGCAGTGATTTATGAAGAGTTTGACTTAAATTTTTTCCAGGCTAAAACTACAAAGAAGATTGTGCTGAGGCTTGAATGTGTTGAGCCCAACTGCAGATCTAAGAGAATGCTGGCTATCAAGAGATGCAAGCATTTTGAACTTGGAGGAGATAAGAAGAGAAAGGTATCTAATTATGGGTGGAAGGTGCAGTCTTCTATGTAGCTTTATTATATTTTGGAGAGGTGAACATTTTTGCCCACTCATTTATTGCTGCATCAAGATCAGGGGCAATCTTCTCAAAATAACTAGCTCTGTAGCTGAAGGTGTAAGGTTTTTGGTATTGGTTTCAGCATGAGTAGGAAAGGAACAGTGAGGACACTTAAAGGATGATGGTCCCTTTAAGAATAGACACTGCTCGATGGAGTAGAGGTTCTTTACAAAATACCAAGCTCAccgtttttttttctgttctgttacAGGGCCAAGTGATCCAGTTCTAAGCctcatcttttgttttattatgaagacaataaaatttTGAGGTTATGTTTACTTTGTTTGGTTGCAGTTGGTGTTTTGGGAGGGAAACAAACTAGTGCCATCCATAAAATCCGTCCTGTGGGGAAATTGATGCTTCATGGTTCTGAGTACTTTACTCGTTTTGGATTGAACCTGACTGGTTGAGCTCATATCAGATGTGATGCTCTAATTTGGCATTTTAATCACTTGGGGCTTCATGTGATTCCTTTTGCTGTTAAGCAAAGGTTATTGGTTATCATGGGACATAAGTAGGGATCTGAAATTCCCTAGcagggtgggatcagaaacaaTTATATCCATAGTGAATGTAAGGCTTACCAAGAGCAGAATAATCTGTCTCATGCATTTGCTACTTCAGTCATTTAATGAGGAATTTTGGCCCAGTTCTCTAGGCGCAACATACTATATGTATTATATGTCTTCAGACTTGCTCTCATACCCCCTAAACGTTTTGACAGTACCCCCTCAAATTTTAAAGTAGACAAATTATTTTCATCATGTTGAAATAACTAAAGGATGCAGTTTCTAGTGAATTCAACTTCTCAGTGGAACCTAATGGGGATATCTATCCAATTTTAGAAATGCCTAACAGTTTCAAATTTTACATCCTTTTCCTCTTGGTATACTATTGTATACTTCATTCTTAATGATGTTCAGCTCTTCATACTTGTGCGACAAAACTCTGGATGGCAAAGCAAATAAGCTACACATTTCAGTAACTGGAAGTGCATCTCAATGAGATGGAGCAGTTTTCTTTCAAATTAGTTTATCTGTGGATGTATAAGTATGGGTTTACCAATTTCATTCTAATTTTTATCACCTGACAATTAGtactgaaaataatttgtaatcACCTGACAAAGGAATCGTTACAAAATGCACTTtctggagccggcctggtggcacagcagttaagttcacatgttctgcttctcaggcggcctggggttcgctggttcggattccgggtgcagacatggcaccacttggcaaacgccatgctgtggtaggggtcccatgtataaagtagaggaagatgggcatggatgtcagctcagggccagtcttcctcagcaaaaagaggaagattggcagtagttaggtcagggctgatcttcctaaaaaaaaaatgcactttcTATTTTGAGTGGGCCTTTTGTACCATTTTTTTGTACTGTCGTGCCCTTTGGATGGGTGAGATGCATGACTTTATACATTTGCTCGTGGGAGAAGGGTGATCATGAAAGGGGAAGGAGCA
It encodes:
- the RPL36A gene encoding large ribosomal subunit protein eL42, encoding MVAPTDSHEEARQGTAYILPFPAWPLSFRADSALANMVNVPKTRRTFCKKCGKHQPHKVTQYKKGKDSLYAQGKRRYDRKQSGYGGQTKPIFRKKAKTTKKIVLRLECVEPNCRSKRMLAIKRCKHFELGGDKKRKGQVIQF